The following are encoded in a window of Castanea sativa cultivar Marrone di Chiusa Pesio chromosome 9, ASM4071231v1 genomic DNA:
- the LOC142610393 gene encoding CBL-interacting serine/threonine-protein kinase 14-like, protein MPERENENDAASTSETAASSPSLTTSEAMNLFGKYELGKLLGYGAFAKVYHARNVRTGQSVAIKAVSKQKVLKGGFTAHVKREISIMRRLHHPHIVKLFEVLATKTKIYFVMEFAKGGELFAKIARGRFSEDLSRRYFQQLISAVGYCHSRGVFHRDLKPENLLLDENWDLKVSDFGLSAVKDQIRPDGLLHTLCGTPAYVAPEILAKKGYDGAKVDVWSCGVILYVLNAGYLPFNDQNLMVMYRKIYNGEFRCPKWTTPDLRRFISRLLDTNPVTRITVDEIVRDPWFSKGYKEIKLVNDDVFYFKDDEDSNGKSLNAFDLISFSSGFDLSCLFGDPEIAGERFMSEETPEKIIERIGEMAESENVIVTKKDWQARLEGQNGNFVVFVEVYRLTESLVIVQIQKRERETGTSHDIWNDKLRPQLDDLVYQQPEASVSGN, encoded by the coding sequence ATGCCGGAGAGAGAGAACGAGAACGACGCCGCTTCGACCAGCGAAACGGCGGCGTCGTCGCCCTCTTTAACTACTTCGGAGGCGATGAACTTGTTCGGAAAATACGAGCTGGGGAAGTTGCTAGGCTACGGCGCGTTCGCGAAGGTGTACCACGCGCGGAACGTGCGGACGGGGCAGAGCGTGGCGATCAAGGCCGTGAGCAAGCAGAAGGTCCTCAAGGGCGGGTTCACGGCGCACGTTAAGCGCGAGATCTCTATCATGCGCCGGCTGCACCACCCGCACATCGTGAAGCTCTTCGAGGTCCTCGCCACCAAGACCAAGATATACTTCGTCATGGAGTTCGCCAAAGGCGGCGAGCTCTTCGCCAAGATCGCGCGGGGTCGGTTCAGCGAAGATCTCAGCCGTCGGTATTTCCAGCAGCTGATCTCCGCCGTCGGTTACTGCCACTCCAGAGGCGTGTTCCATCGCGATCTCAAGCCGGAGAATCTCCTCCTGGACGAAAATTGGGATTTGAAAGTCTCCGATTTCGGACTCTCCGCCGTAAAGGACCAGATCCGACCCGACGGCTTGCTCCACACTCTTTGCGGTACTCCTGCTTACGTGGCGCCGGAGATTCTGGCGAAGAAAGGCTACGACGGAGCCAAAGTCGACGTTTGGTCCTGCGGTGTGATTTTGTACGTGTTGAACGCCGGTTACTTACCTTTCAACGATCAGAATCTCATGGTCATGTATCGGAAAATTTACAACGGCGAATTTCGGTGCCCGAAATGGACGACGCCGGATCTCCGCCGGTTCATCTCGCGATTGCTGGACACGAATCCCGTTACGCGAATCACCGTCGACGAGATCGTCCGAGACCCGTGGTTCAGCAAAGGCTATAAAGAAATCAAGTTGGTAAACGACGACGTTTTTTACTTTAAGGACGACGAGGATTCGAACGGCAAGTCGTTGAACGCGTTTGATTTGATATCGTTTTCGTCCGGGTTTGACTTATCGTGTTTGTTCGGCGATCCCGAGATAGCGGGCGAGCGGTTCATGTCGGAGGAGACACCCGAAAAGATAATAGAACGAATCGGCGAAATGGCAGAGTCCGAGAATGTGATTGTTACGAAGAAAGATTGGCAGGCTAGGTTGGAAGGGCAGAATGgtaattttgttgtgtttgttgaGGTTTACCGGTTAACGGAGAGTCTGGTAATT